The following are encoded together in the Sparus aurata chromosome 1, fSpaAur1.1, whole genome shotgun sequence genome:
- the atf4a gene encoding cyclic AMP-dependent transcription factor ATF-4 isoform X2, translating to MTLQLALEDVEALYLGPSFLMADPMGPLLDQDEEEALSPSSSLEGKAPASPPLSFSSYASSLSPYQTLSSSPHSSASPPPSPPPTSSFLGTKARADSLSLTWLGASDLLDTQVGADDGKDDAFAGMDWMSEKIDLSEFDLDSLIGSCSSDESPSSPEDLLASLDSHMDLDLDTLDTAIPTLHDSLELGLSLPSIPTLPLELPLPVAAEAKKTELVPDQEVMKSEPPSPAPTPSPPSQADTLELGSEVDVQDVEKTATPLTATIIPDPSGSIQTTSPIVLSLPPSGHIVVVLTNKDEPSLMSLPDQSNQSSSSSDCDSDSGIESVVSSPTRHPSPRPTPSSTAGSSRTKPYSKPEPADASSPSAKTKVKSVSGAPKVEKKMKKMEQNKTAATRYRQKKRVEQELLSTELEGLQKRNHELSEKAESISREIQYLKDLMEEVRKHRRGKTSSVA from the exons ATGACACTCCAGCTGGCCTTGGAGGACGTGGAGGCCCTGTACTTAG GGCCCTCGTTTCTGATGGCTGACCCCATGGGGCCCCTTCTGGAccaagatgaagaagaagctctttctccctcctcctctctagAGGGGAAGGCGCCAGCTTCgccccccctctctttctcttcctatGCGTCTTCCCTGTCTCCTTACCAGACCTTGTCGTCCTCCCCACACTCTTCTGCCTCcccacctccctctcctcctcccacgTCCTCATTCCTGGGAACCAAGGCCAGAGCGGACTCCCTGTCCCTCACCTGGCTGGGTGCCAGCGACCTGCTCGACACCCAAGTTGGAGCAGACGATGGTAAAG ATGATGCTTTTGCGGGCATGGACTGGATGTCAGAAAAAATTGATCTGAGCGAATTTGACCTGGATTCCCTCATTGGCTCCTGCTCCTCCGATGAGTCGCCCAGCTCCCCCGAGGATCTCCTGGCCTCTCTAGACTCCCACATGGATCTGGATCTGGATACATTGGACACAGCCATCCCCACCCTCCACGACAGTCTGGAGCTGGGTCTGTCACTGCCCAGTATCCCCACTCTGCCTCTGGAGCTCCCTCTCCCTGTGGCAGCTGAGGCCAAGAAGACAGAGTTGGTTCCAGATCAGGAGGTTATGAAGTCTGAGCCTCCTTCCCCAGCTCCCACACCATCTCCCCCCTCTCAAGCCGACACACTAGAGCTGGGGAGTGAAGTGGATGTCCAAGACGTGGAGAAAACGGCCACACCCCTCACAGCCACTATTATTCCAGATCCCAGTGGAAGCATTCAGACCACCAGCCCCATTGtgctctctcttcccccctctgGCCACATTGTGGTGGTGCTCACCAACAAAGATGAGCCCTCCCTGATGTCTCTCCCCGACCAGTCCAATCAAAGTTCCTCATCAAGCGATTGTGACAGCGACTCCGGCATTGAGTCAGTTGTAAGCTCACCTACTCGTCACCCCTCCCCTCGTCCTACCCCCTCTTCAACAGCTGGATCCTCCAGGACCAAACCCTACTCCAAACCAGAGCCTGCCGATGCTTCCTCCCCCTCTGCAAAAACCAAGGTCAAATCGGTGTCTGGTGCTCCAAAGGtggagaagaaaatgaagaagatgGAGCAGAATAAGACGGCAGCCACTCGCTATAGACAGAAGAAGAGGGTCGAACAGGAGTTGCTTTCTACAGAGCTCGAAGGGTTACAGAAGAGGAACCATGAGTTGTCAGAGAAGGCAGAATCCATCAGCCGAGAGATTCAGTACCTGAAGGACCTGATGGAGGAAGTCCGTAAGCACCGCCGTGGAAAGACGAGCTCAGTGGCTTAG
- the LOC115596408 gene encoding G-protein coupled receptor 4, with protein MFNTTLNPTIDPTMNFTTPAGPRGTPPWFQFPVCAVAPYGFVFYFGVKVFNLAVGTPCNVLVIWQIATRKSDSSTSDIFIFNLAILDAYFCLMTPIEMTNRLLLDDSQIWYSQRFAYGIKDVAPLFLVCICLDRYIAVVHPVLFTGIRDNKIRIGISVVVWGLILAYGLTKCTLGVMSVNEVFSGVILFSFAVMVFCNISVIWVLRRSVAGKEEMHPVKKKAFKMVLIILAIIVANYLPPVALMPFVSYYSFIVFRCQISISVFSIMDLSCSIEPLLYITKMERVEGRCCGRSFSKNPQDVKVLTV; from the exons ATGTTCAACACCACCCTGAATCCCACCATCGACCCCACCATGAACTTTACCACCCCCGCTGGCCCACGTGGAACTCCACCGTGGTTCCAGTTCCCCGTGTGTGCCGTGGCCCCTTACGGCTTCGTTTTCTACTTTGGGGTCAAGGTGTTCAACCTGGCGGTGGGCACGCCCTGCAACGTCCTGGTCATCTGGCAGATCGCCACCAGGAAAAGCGACTCATCCACCTCTGACATCTTCATCTTCAACCTGGCCATCCTGGACGCCTACTTCTGCCTCATGACGCCCATCGAGATGACCAACCGGCTTCTGCTGGATGACAGTCAGATTTGGTACTCGCAGAGGTTCGCGTATGGGATCAAAGACGTAGCGCCGCTCTTTCTG GTGTGTATCTGCCTGGACCGCTACATAGCAGTGGTCCACCCGGTTCTCTTCACCGGTATTCGAGACAATAAGATCCGGATTGGCATTTCCGTGGTGGTCTGGGGCCTCATCCTGGCTTACGGCCTCACCAAGTGCACCCTGGGAGTCATGAGCGTCAACGAGGTCTTCAGCGGCGTCATCCTCTTCTCCTTCGCGGTCATGGTCTTCTGCAACATCTCCGTCATCTGGGTCCTCAGGCGCTCTGTGGCGGGGAAGGAGGAGATGCACCCGGTGAAGAAGAAGGCCTTCAAGATGGTGCTGATCATCCTGGCCATCATCGTGGCCAACTACCTGCCGCCCGTGGCTCTCATGCCCTTCGTGTCGTACTACTCGTTCATCGTGTTCCGCTGCCAGATCAGCATCAGCGTGTTCTCCATCATGGATCTGAGCTGCAGCATCGAGCCGCTCCTCTACATCACCAAGATGGAGCGCGTGGAGGGCAGGTGCTGCGGACGGAGTTTCTCCAAGAACCCACAAGATGTCAAGGTTTTAACTGTTTAG
- the LOC115596328 gene encoding uncharacterized protein LOC115596328 isoform X1, which produces MLITPLFTSSREKWEAGWFQSHFLRCFMLFTSFIIRRLNRMSSLPRLVIWESEGLVAYLHPRPWTPGSVILESSPPGRPGGSIFHLEKQQFLSWLLGARAVSELLCDRLAVRRCALVSRPHRDRPAQILVLPLHGLDAEWRPHLAGDEEHNAHDPGYCTSRTAHRWSDSSLTEIQTKIRAKLPSPDAPPDLTFLGDDPAHSGLFSRIVRGEEQQWRLWDDKSHVAFLTPFPNSPGFTVLVPRRPLTSDIFRLEKGDYEQLVLAAWEVSRLLEEGLGSWGTGLIFEGFEIDYAHAKLIPLFLPPSSETGGDAIKPSAPQFYPTYPGYVSSEDGPEASLESLKELHIKMTRT; this is translated from the exons ATGCTTATTACGCCACTTTTTACTTCGAGCAGAGAGAAGTGGGAGGCAGGTTGGTTTCAGTCCCACTTCCTACGTTGTTTTATGCTGTTTACAAGCTTCATTATTAGAAG GCTCAACAGAATGTCCTCTCTTCCCCGTCTTGTCATCTGGGAGTCAGAGGGACTGGTAGCCTACCTTCACCCCCGGCCCTGGACCCCAGGCTCCGTTATCCTGGAGAGCAGCCCCCCTGGCAGGCCGGGTGGCAGCATCTTCCACCTGGAGAAGCAGCAGTTTTTATCCTGGCTGTTGGGGGCGAGAGCCGtctcagagctgctgtgtgacagGCTGGCAGTGCGGAGGTGCGCGCTGGTCAGCAGACCCCACAGAGACAGACCTGCCCAG ATCCTTGTCCTCCCTCTACATGGTCTGGATGCAGAGTGGCGCCCTCACCTGGCAGGAGACGAGGAGCACAACGCCCACGACCCAGGTTACTGCACCTCCAGGACTGCTCACAGGTGGAGTGACTCTAGCCTGACTGAGATCCAGACCAAGATCAGAGCCAAGCTCCCGTCGCCTGATGCTCCGCCCGATCTGACTTTCCTTGGGGACGATCCGGCTCACTCGGGCTTGTTTTCACGCATCGTCCGTGGGGAGGAGCAGCAGTGGCGGCTGTGGGACGACAAGTCTCACGTGGCCTTTCTCACTCCCTTTCCCAACTCCCCTGGCTTTACTGTGCTGGTCCCACgtcgacctttgacctctgataTATTCAGACTAGAAAAAGGGGACTATGAGCAGCTGGTGCTCGCAGCCTGGGAGGTGTCGAGGCTTCTTGAGGAGGGGCTGGGTTCCTGGGGGACGGGACTTATTTTTGAGGGTTTTGAGATCGACTACGCTCACGCCAAGTTGATACCTCTGTTTCTGCCTCCATCATCAGAGACAGGTGGTGACGCCATTAAGCCATCAGCTCCCCAGTTTTACCCCACTTACCCTGGATATGTGAGCTCAGAAGATGGACCTGAAGCCAGCCTGGAAAGTCTGAAGGAACTACACATCAAAATGACTCGGACATGA
- the LOC115596328 gene encoding uncharacterized protein LOC115596328 isoform X2 yields MWRSGSALFIFIAVYAYYATFYFEQREVGGRLNRMSSLPRLVIWESEGLVAYLHPRPWTPGSVILESSPPGRPGGSIFHLEKQQFLSWLLGARAVSELLCDRLAVRRCALVSRPHRDRPAQILVLPLHGLDAEWRPHLAGDEEHNAHDPGYCTSRTAHRWSDSSLTEIQTKIRAKLPSPDAPPDLTFLGDDPAHSGLFSRIVRGEEQQWRLWDDKSHVAFLTPFPNSPGFTVLVPRRPLTSDIFRLEKGDYEQLVLAAWEVSRLLEEGLGSWGTGLIFEGFEIDYAHAKLIPLFLPPSSETGGDAIKPSAPQFYPTYPGYVSSEDGPEASLESLKELHIKMTRT; encoded by the exons ATGTGGCGCAGCGGAAgtgcactttttatttttatagctgTTTATGCTTATTACGCCACTTTTTACTTCGAGCAGAGAGAAGTGGGAGGCAG GCTCAACAGAATGTCCTCTCTTCCCCGTCTTGTCATCTGGGAGTCAGAGGGACTGGTAGCCTACCTTCACCCCCGGCCCTGGACCCCAGGCTCCGTTATCCTGGAGAGCAGCCCCCCTGGCAGGCCGGGTGGCAGCATCTTCCACCTGGAGAAGCAGCAGTTTTTATCCTGGCTGTTGGGGGCGAGAGCCGtctcagagctgctgtgtgacagGCTGGCAGTGCGGAGGTGCGCGCTGGTCAGCAGACCCCACAGAGACAGACCTGCCCAG ATCCTTGTCCTCCCTCTACATGGTCTGGATGCAGAGTGGCGCCCTCACCTGGCAGGAGACGAGGAGCACAACGCCCACGACCCAGGTTACTGCACCTCCAGGACTGCTCACAGGTGGAGTGACTCTAGCCTGACTGAGATCCAGACCAAGATCAGAGCCAAGCTCCCGTCGCCTGATGCTCCGCCCGATCTGACTTTCCTTGGGGACGATCCGGCTCACTCGGGCTTGTTTTCACGCATCGTCCGTGGGGAGGAGCAGCAGTGGCGGCTGTGGGACGACAAGTCTCACGTGGCCTTTCTCACTCCCTTTCCCAACTCCCCTGGCTTTACTGTGCTGGTCCCACgtcgacctttgacctctgataTATTCAGACTAGAAAAAGGGGACTATGAGCAGCTGGTGCTCGCAGCCTGGGAGGTGTCGAGGCTTCTTGAGGAGGGGCTGGGTTCCTGGGGGACGGGACTTATTTTTGAGGGTTTTGAGATCGACTACGCTCACGCCAAGTTGATACCTCTGTTTCTGCCTCCATCATCAGAGACAGGTGGTGACGCCATTAAGCCATCAGCTCCCCAGTTTTACCCCACTTACCCTGGATATGTGAGCTCAGAAGATGGACCTGAAGCCAGCCTGGAAAGTCTGAAGGAACTACACATCAAAATGACTCGGACATGA
- the atf4a gene encoding cyclic AMP-dependent transcription factor ATF-4 isoform X1: MTLQLALEDVEALYLGPSFLMADPMGPLLDQDEEEALSPSSSLEGKAPASPPLSFSSYASSLSPYQTLSSSPHSSASPPPSPPPTSSFLGTKARADSLSLTWLGASDLLDTQVGADDGKADDAFAGMDWMSEKIDLSEFDLDSLIGSCSSDESPSSPEDLLASLDSHMDLDLDTLDTAIPTLHDSLELGLSLPSIPTLPLELPLPVAAEAKKTELVPDQEVMKSEPPSPAPTPSPPSQADTLELGSEVDVQDVEKTATPLTATIIPDPSGSIQTTSPIVLSLPPSGHIVVVLTNKDEPSLMSLPDQSNQSSSSSDCDSDSGIESVVSSPTRHPSPRPTPSSTAGSSRTKPYSKPEPADASSPSAKTKVKSVSGAPKVEKKMKKMEQNKTAATRYRQKKRVEQELLSTELEGLQKRNHELSEKAESISREIQYLKDLMEEVRKHRRGKTSSVA; this comes from the exons ATGACACTCCAGCTGGCCTTGGAGGACGTGGAGGCCCTGTACTTAG GGCCCTCGTTTCTGATGGCTGACCCCATGGGGCCCCTTCTGGAccaagatgaagaagaagctctttctccctcctcctctctagAGGGGAAGGCGCCAGCTTCgccccccctctctttctcttcctatGCGTCTTCCCTGTCTCCTTACCAGACCTTGTCGTCCTCCCCACACTCTTCTGCCTCcccacctccctctcctcctcccacgTCCTCATTCCTGGGAACCAAGGCCAGAGCGGACTCCCTGTCCCTCACCTGGCTGGGTGCCAGCGACCTGCTCGACACCCAAGTTGGAGCAGACGATGGTAAAG CAGATGATGCTTTTGCGGGCATGGACTGGATGTCAGAAAAAATTGATCTGAGCGAATTTGACCTGGATTCCCTCATTGGCTCCTGCTCCTCCGATGAGTCGCCCAGCTCCCCCGAGGATCTCCTGGCCTCTCTAGACTCCCACATGGATCTGGATCTGGATACATTGGACACAGCCATCCCCACCCTCCACGACAGTCTGGAGCTGGGTCTGTCACTGCCCAGTATCCCCACTCTGCCTCTGGAGCTCCCTCTCCCTGTGGCAGCTGAGGCCAAGAAGACAGAGTTGGTTCCAGATCAGGAGGTTATGAAGTCTGAGCCTCCTTCCCCAGCTCCCACACCATCTCCCCCCTCTCAAGCCGACACACTAGAGCTGGGGAGTGAAGTGGATGTCCAAGACGTGGAGAAAACGGCCACACCCCTCACAGCCACTATTATTCCAGATCCCAGTGGAAGCATTCAGACCACCAGCCCCATTGtgctctctcttcccccctctgGCCACATTGTGGTGGTGCTCACCAACAAAGATGAGCCCTCCCTGATGTCTCTCCCCGACCAGTCCAATCAAAGTTCCTCATCAAGCGATTGTGACAGCGACTCCGGCATTGAGTCAGTTGTAAGCTCACCTACTCGTCACCCCTCCCCTCGTCCTACCCCCTCTTCAACAGCTGGATCCTCCAGGACCAAACCCTACTCCAAACCAGAGCCTGCCGATGCTTCCTCCCCCTCTGCAAAAACCAAGGTCAAATCGGTGTCTGGTGCTCCAAAGGtggagaagaaaatgaagaagatgGAGCAGAATAAGACGGCAGCCACTCGCTATAGACAGAAGAAGAGGGTCGAACAGGAGTTGCTTTCTACAGAGCTCGAAGGGTTACAGAAGAGGAACCATGAGTTGTCAGAGAAGGCAGAATCCATCAGCCGAGAGATTCAGTACCTGAAGGACCTGATGGAGGAAGTCCGTAAGCACCGCCGTGGAAAGACGAGCTCAGTGGCTTAG